In Alteromonas sp. V450, the following proteins share a genomic window:
- a CDS encoding TonB-dependent receptor: MYKTLFTLSLLASSVAAYAQETATSDTTNSAPSDIERVVVSGDFRQTTLDQLSASATILDQERLRSRQPSHIDSVLNSIPNVNFAAGASRGRFIQIRGIGERSQFAEPINPSVSFIVDEFDFSGLAAAGLIFDTKQLEVYRGPQATLYGTGALAGAVKLSSNDVGSNSPDYVEARIGNKDSYRIEGATGDDISADWGYRVALVHNRSDGFVENTFLDRSDTNNIDETALRFALEGNIDKRTTLALTYRWYDIDNGYDAFSLDNDNKTLSDEPGFDEHQTHAVSARSTTSTSGGDFILIATHASHNIAYGYDEDWTFTGFHPDGYTSFDAYYRDVETQTGEIRFVSSEEAALFGGMTDWTLGIFYKSTEEKLRRQYTYLDGDFASKYSPTTTAIYAQTESDLNDNLVLVAGLRLENYDFDYADNNQLARAFDTTMVGGKVALQYTQGNHFYYGSISRGFKGAGFNPDSRVNDNQRFFDEEYNWNYEVGVKGPLLTPDLIARAAIFYMDRTDTQVSDFDVITRDDGTAGFVDIIDNADLGTNKGAELELTWFASDAWQLDASVGYLSATFEGYTLADGTEVTEQRQAQSPKWTANVYSEYAFTDTMLWRVDVDYKSEYRFSDGHNVTAPSTTLVNSEIVVLHGDWQTSLWVQNAFDREYYTRGFGGFSNDPRDGYAFEEPYYQIGNGRQFGVTVKYAF; this comes from the coding sequence ATGTATAAAACACTTTTCACTCTTTCACTGCTCGCTAGTTCTGTTGCGGCTTATGCGCAAGAAACTGCAACAAGTGACACTACAAATAGTGCACCTTCGGATATAGAACGCGTCGTCGTATCAGGTGATTTTCGTCAAACCACTTTGGATCAGTTAAGTGCTAGCGCGACTATTTTAGACCAAGAACGTCTTCGCAGCAGACAGCCTTCTCATATTGACAGCGTGCTAAACAGTATTCCAAATGTGAACTTTGCTGCTGGCGCATCTCGTGGCCGCTTCATACAAATACGTGGTATTGGCGAGCGTAGTCAGTTCGCCGAGCCTATCAATCCTTCGGTAAGCTTTATCGTCGATGAATTCGATTTTTCAGGTCTAGCTGCAGCAGGCCTCATTTTCGATACCAAGCAGCTAGAGGTCTATCGAGGCCCTCAGGCTACCTTGTATGGTACAGGTGCATTGGCTGGTGCAGTTAAACTCTCTAGTAATGATGTGGGTAGCAACTCCCCAGACTATGTTGAAGCCCGCATTGGGAACAAAGACAGTTACCGTATTGAGGGGGCCACTGGAGATGATATAAGTGCTGATTGGGGATATCGCGTTGCACTTGTACATAACCGAAGCGATGGCTTTGTAGAAAATACCTTTTTAGATAGAAGTGACACCAATAATATTGACGAAACCGCGTTGCGGTTCGCTTTAGAAGGTAACATAGACAAGCGGACTACGCTTGCGCTTACCTATCGCTGGTACGATATTGATAATGGCTATGATGCGTTTTCGCTCGATAACGACAATAAAACGCTTTCAGACGAGCCTGGTTTTGATGAGCATCAAACCCACGCGGTAAGTGCCCGTTCTACCACGTCGACATCAGGTGGTGACTTTATCCTTATAGCCACCCATGCTTCTCACAATATTGCTTATGGCTACGATGAAGATTGGACATTTACAGGTTTTCATCCCGATGGTTACACGTCTTTTGACGCGTATTACCGCGATGTTGAAACGCAAACTGGCGAGATCCGTTTCGTATCGTCCGAAGAAGCGGCGCTTTTTGGCGGCATGACTGATTGGACATTAGGTATATTTTACAAAAGTACGGAAGAGAAGCTACGTCGCCAATACACGTATTTAGACGGTGATTTTGCGAGTAAATATTCGCCAACCACGACTGCTATTTATGCCCAGACAGAAAGTGATCTGAACGATAATTTGGTACTCGTTGCCGGATTGAGGCTAGAAAACTACGACTTTGACTACGCGGATAACAATCAACTAGCACGCGCGTTTGATACAACTATGGTTGGCGGTAAAGTTGCGCTTCAGTATACGCAGGGCAACCACTTTTATTACGGCAGTATTTCACGTGGGTTTAAAGGTGCGGGCTTTAACCCTGACAGCCGAGTAAACGATAATCAGCGATTCTTCGACGAAGAATACAATTGGAACTATGAGGTAGGTGTAAAAGGACCGCTGCTTACGCCTGATCTTATTGCTCGAGCTGCAATTTTCTACATGGATAGGACAGACACGCAGGTGAGTGATTTTGACGTTATCACCCGTGATGACGGCACGGCAGGATTTGTAGACATTATAGATAATGCAGACTTAGGCACAAACAAAGGGGCGGAACTTGAGCTTACTTGGTTTGCTAGCGATGCATGGCAGCTAGATGCAAGCGTTGGTTACCTAAGCGCTACATTTGAAGGATATACACTCGCAGACGGAACTGAAGTGACTGAGCAAAGACAGGCTCAATCACCTAAATGGACGGCAAACGTTTACAGTGAGTACGCATTTACAGACACCATGCTTTGGCGTGTAGATGTAGACTATAAGAGCGAATACCGTTTTTCTGACGGACATAATGTAACCGCGCCAAGTACAACACTGGTTAATTCTGAAATTGTAGTGTTACACGGCGATTGGCAGACCTCACTTTGGGTTCAAAATGCATTTGATCGCGAATACTATACTCGTGGATTTGGTGGTTTCAGCAACGACCCTCGCGATGGGTATGCTTTTGAAGAGCCGTATTACCAAATAGGTAACGGTCGTCAGTTTGGCGTTACTGTTAAGTACGCGTTTTAA
- the pnuC gene encoding nicotinamide riboside transporter PnuC — translation MASFLSEFTSQIAATSLLEWVAVVLAIAYVLLAAKQNSWCWLCAFVSTAIYTWLFWQVTLPFQSALNFFYMIMAGYGYYQWSKGAEDGDVKPVLHWPPWAHLLIVPSMLLLAWVLSEVAGSQFNSEYLLLDASINLLSVVTTFMVAHKILQNWVYWFFINLASAYLYLQVGYALSACLFLGYVGFAVFGYYQWLVQYKKQGEQVGYHRHAAKGA, via the coding sequence ATGGCTAGCTTCTTATCTGAGTTTACCTCACAAATTGCCGCTACTTCGCTTTTAGAGTGGGTAGCGGTTGTCCTCGCGATTGCCTACGTATTATTGGCTGCAAAACAAAATAGCTGGTGTTGGCTGTGCGCTTTTGTAAGTACTGCAATTTACACTTGGCTCTTTTGGCAGGTAACCTTGCCATTTCAGTCGGCGCTAAACTTCTTCTACATGATAATGGCGGGATACGGTTATTATCAGTGGTCGAAAGGCGCGGAAGACGGCGATGTTAAGCCAGTGCTGCATTGGCCGCCTTGGGCACATTTGCTCATTGTTCCGAGTATGTTATTGCTCGCTTGGGTTCTGTCTGAGGTGGCAGGCTCACAGTTCAATAGTGAGTACCTACTACTAGATGCGAGCATTAATTTATTGAGTGTAGTCACAACATTTATGGTGGCGCATAAAATTCTGCAAAACTGGGTTTATTGGTTTTTCATTAATTTAGCGTCCGCTTATTTATACCTGCAAGTGGGTTATGCATTATCTGCTTGCCTGTTCTTAGGCTACGTAGGTTTTGCGGTATTTGGGTATTACCAGTGGCTGGTACAATATAAAAAACAAGGTGAACAGGTTGGGTATCATCGCCACGCTGCAAAAGGCGCTTAA
- a CDS encoding phosphotransferase — protein sequence MNRLGIIATLQKALNLSDSAKISVHPAGAVNHVYRVQDPLNNLLHVISEDNLQSRSQYLTDTPVDLAVKWMGNDDFSGVNREHQFALQQQLYRLGVAPQPIWLSDDETIWVEQWLEHSDSATLSMLELANILARIHSLPITARPLDLASRWQHYIDVAQFDISSELYSKAQSLHKKVIKSEQDDDDYVLCHNDLLTNHVLLSVDNSLKIIDWEYAAMGNRYFDLASCCLINKLEINESRELVKHYAKSMNIDEHNAIAKFDLHSEIVAVTNDLWFAALNAHKV from the coding sequence GTGAACAGGTTGGGTATCATCGCCACGCTGCAAAAGGCGCTTAATCTTAGTGACAGTGCGAAAATATCGGTACACCCTGCTGGTGCGGTAAACCATGTTTACCGTGTTCAAGACCCGTTGAACAATCTATTACATGTAATTAGTGAAGATAACCTTCAAAGTCGTTCTCAGTATCTTACCGACACCCCTGTCGATTTGGCCGTTAAATGGATGGGTAATGATGACTTTAGTGGAGTTAATCGTGAGCACCAATTTGCGTTGCAGCAACAGCTTTATAGGTTGGGAGTAGCGCCGCAACCTATATGGTTAAGCGATGATGAAACCATCTGGGTTGAGCAGTGGCTAGAGCACAGTGACAGTGCGACGCTTTCCATGCTTGAGCTGGCCAACATCCTCGCTCGTATTCATTCTTTGCCCATTACCGCTAGGCCATTAGATTTAGCATCAAGATGGCAGCACTATATTGATGTTGCTCAGTTCGATATAAGCAGTGAGCTTTATTCAAAAGCCCAATCATTGCACAAAAAAGTAATAAAAAGTGAACAAGACGATGACGACTATGTGCTATGTCATAATGACTTGCTAACTAATCACGTATTACTGAGCGTAGATAACTCACTCAAAATTATTGATTGGGAATATGCCGCCATGGGAAACCGCTACTTCGATTTAGCAAGTTGCTGCCTCATCAATAAACTTGAAATCAATGAAAGTAGAGAGCTCGTTAAGCATTACGCCAAGAGCATGAACATTGATGAGCACAACGCGATAGCGAAATTTGATCTGCACAGCGAGATTGTCGCTGTCACTAATGACCTGTGGTTTGCTGCGCTTAACGCCCATAAAGTTTAA
- a CDS encoding alanine acetyltransferase has product MSLTSYQQAVLQEMEIPVWITKDAHTELKREDQAKQHNTNAAQRNVGTASSSATQLPHSQNAQTNKPPSTPISQEEKQSRLAQLRANVGSSSAKDKAKPKNSGAAKLSTHGTSHNEEKVGQTETGASQSHNISPSYDNAVASHESLTKSTGAKGPVSPEGIPLSAEQKAKSQQWLKDLQLACVQLGIPSQWASTIMIGRTLSVTETAIILPATPLKLTTAQKRELWAQLISAAGALNHSANGQ; this is encoded by the coding sequence ATGTCTCTTACTTCATATCAGCAGGCGGTTTTACAGGAAATGGAGATCCCGGTTTGGATCACCAAAGACGCCCACACTGAGCTAAAGCGGGAAGACCAAGCGAAACAACATAACACTAATGCAGCACAACGCAACGTTGGCACTGCTAGTAGTTCAGCGACACAATTACCCCACAGCCAAAACGCTCAGACTAATAAGCCGCCTTCAACGCCAATTTCTCAAGAAGAAAAACAGTCACGGCTTGCTCAGTTGAGGGCAAATGTTGGCAGTAGTAGCGCGAAAGATAAAGCTAAGCCTAAAAACAGTGGGGCAGCTAAACTTTCTACGCATGGCACGTCGCACAATGAAGAGAAAGTAGGGCAAACCGAAACAGGTGCTTCACAGTCACACAATATTTCACCGTCTTACGACAATGCAGTTGCCTCGCATGAGTCTTTAACAAAATCTACTGGCGCAAAAGGGCCGGTATCGCCAGAGGGTATCCCGTTAAGTGCTGAACAGAAAGCGAAATCACAGCAATGGCTCAAAGACTTGCAGCTAGCCTGTGTTCAGTTAGGTATACCGTCACAGTGGGCTAGCACCATAATGATTGGCCGTACGCTATCGGTAACCGAAACCGCCATTATATTGCCAGCTACACCGCTTAAACTCACAACTGCGCAAAAGCGTGAGCTGTGGGCGCAGCTTATCAGCGCAGCAGGCGCATTAAACCACTCCGCTAACGGCCAGTAG
- the rimI gene encoding ribosomal protein S18-alanine N-acetyltransferase, whose amino-acid sequence MKLTIVPPQGFNEHIEQAHAIHQEAQVSPWKLSTFANCFTKPYYGVFAFDNDKIVGYAIMLEVVDEATLMDIAVDSGARGKGIGRALVDFVIETSVKNAVREMWLEVRESNHTAIALYESSGFEHIETRKNYYTVKSNDSGNDKSNGNSAQKENAKIMKWTNLTLA is encoded by the coding sequence ATGAAATTGACCATCGTACCGCCGCAAGGCTTTAACGAGCACATAGAACAAGCGCACGCTATCCATCAAGAGGCGCAAGTGTCGCCTTGGAAACTAAGTACCTTCGCAAACTGTTTCACCAAACCCTATTACGGGGTATTCGCCTTTGATAACGACAAGATTGTTGGCTATGCCATTATGCTTGAAGTCGTGGATGAAGCTACGCTGATGGATATTGCGGTAGACAGTGGCGCTAGGGGCAAGGGTATAGGTCGCGCTTTAGTTGATTTTGTCATTGAGACATCGGTGAAAAATGCAGTGCGTGAAATGTGGCTAGAAGTGCGTGAAAGTAATCATACTGCTATAGCGCTTTACGAGAGCTCGGGGTTTGAGCATATAGAAACCCGCAAAAACTATTACACCGTAAAAAGTAATGATAGCGGTAATGACAAGAGTAATGGAAACAGCGCGCAAAAAGAAAACGCTAAAATCATGAAGTGGACAAACCTCACCTTAGCTTAG
- a CDS encoding DMT family transporter, translating into MSSSSVAEKEQSKGIKMLLVAVLCLGLNWPGMKLGLEVVGPVWMVCLRFLLSLPVLALFVLITKKRLPVLNRKDRSVVFVVAFFQFILSMGLITVSLQFIPAGTASILIYTTPLWMLLIDTLWYRQRPPSKRLILTGISTIGCAMILFASGQPGAWLPLFGMLLASALWAVAIRRVSFHKWKGSVIEAVFWQFTIAGFAMLAIALMIEPTPNFGAYDISDWLLLTYIGPVATGLGFGLMVAAGPKLPPDKIVLISTLTPIVGYVSSVILLKETLLPMVMAGAILMIAALIVNGLPQSTLKKILGKGHAK; encoded by the coding sequence ATGTCTTCATCATCGGTGGCGGAAAAAGAGCAATCAAAAGGCATTAAAATGCTATTGGTTGCGGTGTTGTGTTTAGGACTTAACTGGCCAGGCATGAAATTAGGGCTTGAGGTTGTAGGGCCTGTATGGATGGTGTGCTTGCGCTTCTTGTTAAGCCTTCCCGTACTCGCGCTGTTTGTACTTATCACCAAAAAACGTTTACCAGTGCTTAATCGTAAAGATCGCTCGGTGGTGTTTGTGGTTGCCTTTTTCCAGTTTATCCTATCAATGGGGCTTATTACTGTCTCGCTGCAGTTTATCCCCGCGGGCACGGCCAGTATTCTTATTTACACCACACCGCTTTGGATGCTGCTTATCGACACCCTATGGTATCGACAACGCCCGCCCTCTAAGCGGTTAATTCTTACCGGTATATCTACCATTGGCTGTGCAATGATTTTATTTGCTTCGGGGCAACCAGGCGCATGGCTACCGCTCTTTGGTATGTTGCTGGCATCTGCATTGTGGGCGGTAGCTATTCGAAGAGTGTCTTTTCACAAGTGGAAGGGAAGCGTCATTGAAGCTGTATTCTGGCAGTTTACCATTGCAGGTTTCGCCATGCTCGCTATTGCGCTTATGATTGAACCAACACCTAATTTTGGGGCTTATGATATAAGCGATTGGTTGTTACTGACGTATATTGGCCCTGTGGCAACGGGTCTAGGCTTTGGGCTTATGGTAGCAGCGGGGCCTAAATTACCCCCAGATAAAATTGTTCTTATTAGTACACTCACTCCGATAGTGGGTTATGTAAGCTCTGTAATATTGCTTAAAGAAACGCTACTGCCTATGGTTATGGCCGGTGCAATATTGATGATAGCCGCGCTAATAGTAAATGGCCTTCCTCAAAGCACACTTAAAAAGATATTAGGCAAAGGCCACGCGAAATAA
- a CDS encoding LysR family transcriptional regulator, protein MPVSSKTEDLEAFLTVVDTGSFSSAANLLNQQVAKVSRAVTRLEDGLDVTLLNRTTRRLELTEEGELFLQYARDGLNTLEKGEEALRLLKRAPSGKLRVDAASPFVFHQLAPLVGEFREAFPDITLDITSHDSIIDLLEHKTDIAIRIGDLSDSNLHARRLGKSKLHIVASPQYLEKYPISEDESGISTLNKHKLIGFSDSPILNKWPLKQDINLQYSLRASSGETIRQLCLAGQGIALLSHFMVHKDISAGSLVELFSDDIVSPNRRESVQAVYYKNSAVSSRISAFLDFIQPRLTL, encoded by the coding sequence ATGCCAGTCTCATCAAAAACTGAAGATTTAGAAGCGTTCCTAACCGTTGTGGATACAGGTAGTTTTTCCAGTGCCGCCAATCTACTTAATCAGCAAGTTGCGAAGGTCAGCAGGGCGGTTACTCGTCTTGAAGATGGCTTAGATGTAACCCTGTTGAATCGCACTACCAGACGGCTGGAACTAACAGAAGAAGGTGAGCTTTTCCTGCAATATGCCAGAGACGGGCTAAATACATTAGAAAAAGGTGAAGAAGCATTACGGCTATTAAAGCGCGCCCCTTCTGGAAAACTTCGGGTTGATGCCGCGAGCCCGTTTGTATTCCACCAGCTAGCGCCGTTAGTGGGTGAATTTCGAGAAGCATTTCCTGACATAACGCTCGATATCACCAGTCATGACAGCATTATCGACCTGTTAGAGCACAAAACCGATATTGCAATACGTATTGGTGATTTAAGCGACTCTAACTTGCACGCTAGACGTTTAGGAAAAAGTAAGCTGCATATTGTGGCAAGCCCACAGTATCTTGAAAAATATCCCATATCTGAAGACGAAAGTGGAATTAGCACGCTAAACAAACACAAACTGATTGGCTTTAGTGACTCACCGATTTTAAATAAATGGCCGCTCAAGCAAGATATCAACTTGCAGTACAGTCTTCGTGCGTCAAGCGGCGAAACTATTCGCCAGCTGTGCTTGGCAGGTCAAGGTATCGCGTTACTTTCTCACTTTATGGTACACAAAGATATCAGTGCAGGCTCGCTGGTTGAGCTATTTAGCGATGATATTGTCAGTCCAAACCGTAGAGAGTCAGTACAAGCGGTATACTATAAAAATAGCGCGGTATCGTCTCGTATCTCTGCGTTTTTAGATTTTATACAGCCCCGACTAACCCTTTAA